A stretch of the Malus domestica chromosome 08, GDT2T_hap1 genome encodes the following:
- the LOC103454314 gene encoding cytochrome b-c1 complex subunit 7-2, mitochondrial gives MASLLKSLVDPRKNWFARQHMKAVSQRLRHYGLRYDDLYDPYYDLDIKEALSRLPREIVDARNQRLKRAMDLSMKHEYLPEHLQAQQTPFRSYLQEMLALVKREREEREALGALPLYQRTIP, from the exons atgGCGTCGTTGCTGAAATCTTTGGTGGATCCAAGGAAGAACTGGTTCGCCCGCCAGCACATGAAGGCCGTCTCCCAACGCCTCCGCCATTACG GGCTTCGATACGACGATCTGTACGATCCCTACTACGATTTGGACATAAAGGAGGCTCTGAGTCGTCTGCCGAGGGAGATTGTGGACGCTCGTAACCAGCGCCTGAAGCGCGCCATGGACCTCTCCATGAAGCACGAATACCTCCCCGAGCATCTTCAG GCACAGCAAACACCATTCAGGAGCTACCTTCAGGAAATGCTGGCTCTG gtgaagagggagagagaagagcGTGAGGCTTTGGGAGCTTTGCCACTCTATCAGCGCACCATTCCATAA